From Actinoplanes oblitus, a single genomic window includes:
- a CDS encoding GroES family chaperonin: protein MLHDRVLVRQDGGEGERRSTAGIVIPATASMGRRLSWATAVGVGPNVRSIVVGDRVLFDPDDRSEVELHGKEYVLLRERDVHAVAATRVESDGTGLYL from the coding sequence ATGCTGCACGACCGCGTCCTCGTCCGCCAGGACGGTGGGGAGGGCGAGCGCCGCTCCACCGCCGGCATCGTCATCCCGGCCACCGCCTCGATGGGACGGCGGCTGTCCTGGGCCACCGCTGTCGGCGTCGGGCCGAACGTCCGGTCGATAGTGGTGGGCGACCGGGTCCTGTTCGACCCGGACGACCGTTCCGAGGTCGAGCTGCACGGCAAGGAGTACGTGCTGCTCCGCGAGCGGGACGTGCACGCCGTCGCGGCCACCCGCGTCGAGTCGGACGGCACCGGCCTCTACTTGTAG
- a CDS encoding PrsW family intramembrane metalloprotease translates to MADVSPTGSPDPVNRPSSPPEAQSWPADGVAPAYTPVNVTAEAVSPDAVPPFPTETTRHVAPVPGRRAGWRRWLPVASVIALIALAAIGMLIFLGYNIGLAGLAVGLTAAILPVPLLASAFAWLDRYEPEPVKYLIFCFAWGAAVATAAALAVNTGAAWLFDKIGLPDALVAVLVAPFIEESMKALGPVLLFWKRRAEWSGITDGIVYCGLSALGFAMVENVLYLGGHGYAAGASEYGPATGLTNVFAIFIVRILFTGFAHPLFTSMTGIGLGIAARSADRNVRWLAPIGGLLLAMILHGTFNLLPTLSAATGESLIMLYGYLGFMVPFFFAVVGFAIALRSWEGRLAERVLFQYVHTGWFAPPEVAALGSLGRRHSARQWAKRVAGPPGGKAMRNFQFAATRLALLRDGMQRGLAGDQVEMAKAAAEERELLGAVTGYRSVFAGRDPQTPPAWWDGQSYRITFPDGVVRAVAPPAEPVMPVPVRLPPPMPVYPGGYGPGYGPGYGPGQGPGYGPPPFAPMPPPYK, encoded by the coding sequence ATGGCCGACGTCTCGCCGACCGGGTCACCCGACCCGGTCAATCGCCCCAGCTCCCCTCCGGAGGCGCAGTCCTGGCCGGCCGACGGGGTGGCGCCCGCGTACACGCCGGTCAACGTGACCGCCGAGGCCGTCTCGCCGGACGCGGTGCCGCCGTTCCCGACCGAGACGACGCGGCACGTGGCGCCGGTTCCCGGCCGCCGGGCCGGCTGGCGCCGCTGGCTGCCGGTCGCCTCGGTGATCGCGCTGATCGCCCTGGCCGCCATCGGCATGCTGATCTTCCTGGGTTACAACATCGGCCTGGCCGGCCTGGCCGTCGGCCTGACCGCGGCGATCCTGCCGGTCCCGCTGCTGGCCAGCGCGTTCGCCTGGCTGGATCGGTACGAGCCGGAGCCGGTGAAGTACCTGATCTTCTGTTTCGCCTGGGGTGCCGCGGTGGCGACCGCCGCGGCGCTCGCCGTCAACACCGGCGCGGCCTGGCTGTTCGACAAGATCGGCCTGCCGGACGCGCTGGTCGCGGTGCTGGTCGCGCCGTTCATCGAGGAGTCGATGAAAGCGCTCGGCCCGGTCCTGCTGTTCTGGAAGCGCCGCGCCGAGTGGTCCGGCATCACCGACGGCATCGTCTACTGCGGCCTCTCCGCGCTCGGTTTCGCCATGGTGGAGAACGTGTTGTACCTGGGCGGTCACGGTTACGCCGCGGGCGCCAGTGAATACGGACCGGCCACCGGCCTGACCAACGTGTTCGCCATCTTCATCGTCCGGATCCTGTTCACCGGCTTCGCGCACCCGCTGTTCACCTCGATGACCGGCATCGGCCTGGGCATCGCGGCGCGCTCCGCGGACCGCAACGTGCGCTGGCTGGCTCCGATCGGCGGGCTGCTGCTGGCGATGATCCTGCACGGCACGTTCAACCTGCTGCCGACGCTCTCCGCGGCCACCGGCGAGTCGCTGATCATGCTGTACGGCTATCTCGGCTTCATGGTGCCGTTCTTCTTCGCCGTCGTCGGTTTCGCCATCGCGCTGCGCAGCTGGGAGGGCCGGCTCGCCGAGCGGGTGCTGTTCCAGTACGTGCACACCGGCTGGTTCGCGCCGCCGGAGGTGGCCGCCCTGGGCAGCCTGGGCCGGCGGCACTCGGCCCGGCAGTGGGCCAAGCGGGTGGCCGGCCCGCCCGGCGGCAAGGCGATGCGCAACTTCCAGTTCGCCGCGACCCGGCTGGCGCTGCTCCGCGACGGCATGCAGCGCGGGCTGGCCGGCGACCAGGTGGAGATGGCGAAGGCCGCGGCCGAGGAGCGGGAGCTGCTCGGGGCGGTCACCGGGTACCGCTCGGTCTTCGCCGGGCGCGACCCGCAGACCCCGCCGGCCTGGTGGGACGGGCAGAGTTACCGGATCACGTTCCCGGACGGGGTGGTGCGCGCCGTGGCGCCGCCGGCCGAGCCGGTGATGCCGGTGCCGGTGCGGCTGCCACCGCCGATGCCGGTCTACCCGGGCGGTTACGGTCCCGGTTACGGCCCGGGTTACGGGCCCGGCCAGGGGCCTGGTTACGGGCCGCCGCCGTTCGCGCCGATGCCGCCGCCCTACAAGTAG
- a CDS encoding FUSC family protein: MIGVAKDRADAVAMRARAGLMLALQAGLAAGLAWYVAHDLIGRPAPFFAPIAAVITLASSVGQRMRRTAELVAGVAVGIGLGDGIILLIGTGPVQIGLIVLLAVLVATAVGGGPPLIVQSASSAVLVATLTVQTGHPWTRFFDALVGGGIGLAVMTVLLPINPLSVVRRAADPALRAFTAGLHEAALGLAEGDPDVIEAALTRLRSAEGTFEAFRTAIDAARENVAFAPARWRSRGALAQYVAGAPQLTYALRNVRVMIRRAQTALSDRERVPEVLPASVRHLGDAVDLLRQEWARGVEPVATRERALRAAAESGRAYDTGVGYSGGVVVAQIRTSVADLLRATGVEYAEATRQVRNAVGWRGRPRGARNRTARSRPPAPPPGPPPGPSPEADAG, translated from the coding sequence ATGATCGGCGTCGCGAAGGATCGGGCCGACGCGGTGGCCATGCGGGCCCGGGCCGGGCTGATGCTTGCCCTGCAAGCGGGCCTGGCCGCGGGCCTGGCGTGGTATGTCGCACATGATCTGATCGGCCGCCCGGCGCCGTTCTTCGCCCCGATCGCCGCGGTGATCACGCTGGCCTCCTCGGTCGGCCAGCGGATGCGGCGGACGGCCGAGCTGGTCGCCGGGGTCGCCGTCGGTATCGGTCTGGGCGACGGGATCATCCTGCTGATCGGCACCGGGCCGGTGCAGATCGGGCTGATCGTGCTGTTGGCCGTGCTGGTGGCGACGGCGGTCGGCGGTGGCCCGCCGCTGATCGTGCAGTCCGCCTCCTCGGCGGTGCTGGTCGCCACGCTGACGGTGCAGACCGGGCATCCCTGGACCAGGTTCTTCGACGCGCTGGTGGGCGGCGGGATCGGCCTGGCGGTGATGACCGTGCTGCTGCCGATCAACCCGCTCAGCGTGGTGCGCCGGGCCGCCGATCCGGCGCTGCGCGCCTTCACCGCCGGGCTGCACGAGGCGGCGCTGGGGCTCGCCGAGGGCGATCCGGACGTCATCGAGGCGGCGCTGACCAGGTTGCGGTCCGCCGAGGGGACGTTCGAGGCCTTTCGTACGGCGATCGACGCGGCCCGGGAGAACGTGGCGTTCGCGCCCGCTCGCTGGCGCAGCCGGGGCGCCCTGGCGCAGTACGTGGCCGGCGCTCCCCAGTTGACCTACGCGCTGCGGAACGTGCGGGTGATGATCCGCCGGGCGCAGACCGCGCTGAGCGACCGGGAACGCGTGCCCGAGGTGCTGCCCGCCTCGGTCCGGCACCTGGGCGACGCGGTGGACCTGCTGCGGCAGGAGTGGGCGCGCGGGGTCGAGCCGGTGGCCACCCGGGAGCGGGCGTTGCGGGCGGCGGCCGAGTCGGGGCGGGCGTACGACACCGGGGTCGGTTACTCCGGTGGCGTGGTGGTGGCCCAGATCCGTACCTCGGTGGCCGACCTGTTGCGTGCCACCGGGGTGGAGTACGCCGAGGCCACCCGGCAGGTGCGGAACGCCGTGGGCTGGCGCGGACGGCCGCGCGGCGCCCGGAACCGCACCGCCCGATCCCGGCCACCGGCACCGCCGCCCGGCCCGCCGCCCGGTCCGTCACCGGAGGCGGACGCCGGCTGA
- a CDS encoding HD domain-containing protein: MTSLPDRFRAAARGAGATATDTDLDSAANYLLSRWTEPQRHYHDVTHLSAVLDVVDKFAGLAPNPDRVRLAAWMHDAVYDPRALGDANERDSAEFAHGLLLELGTPEEVAAEVARLVGLTAGHATEENDPDGELLCDADLAILAADEDRYARYTMAIRREYAHVPDGDFRAARSRVLQELLKLPSIYRLAPIRDEWETAAQRNLQAELELLA; this comes from the coding sequence GTGACATCTTTGCCCGACCGATTCCGGGCGGCGGCGCGGGGCGCCGGCGCCACCGCGACCGACACCGATCTGGACTCCGCCGCAAACTACCTGCTCAGTCGCTGGACCGAGCCGCAACGCCACTATCACGACGTGACCCACCTGTCCGCGGTGCTGGACGTGGTGGACAAGTTCGCCGGACTGGCCCCGAACCCGGACCGGGTGCGGCTGGCCGCCTGGATGCACGACGCGGTCTACGACCCGCGGGCGCTGGGCGACGCGAACGAACGGGACAGCGCCGAGTTCGCCCACGGCCTGCTGCTCGAACTGGGCACGCCGGAAGAGGTCGCGGCCGAGGTAGCCCGCCTGGTCGGCCTGACCGCCGGGCACGCCACCGAGGAGAACGACCCGGACGGCGAGTTGCTCTGCGACGCCGACCTGGCGATCCTGGCCGCCGACGAGGACCGCTACGCCCGCTACACGATGGCGATCCGCCGCGAATACGCCCACGTCCCGGACGGCGACTTCCGCGCCGCGCGCTCCCGGGTCCTCCAGGAACTGCTGAAACTGCCGTCGATCTACCGCCTCGCCCCGATCCGCGACGAGTGGGAGACAGCCGCGCAGCGCAACCTCCAGGCGGAGTTGGAGCTGCTCGCGTAG
- a CDS encoding DUF4031 domain-containing protein encodes MILVDEPRWPGRGHLWSHLVSDVSLAELHAFAEMLGSPRRAFDRDHYDIPAHRFRSALWLGATLVPSRELTARLRAAGLRRPKHLTRRKIAS; translated from the coding sequence TTGATCCTCGTCGACGAGCCTCGCTGGCCGGGCCGTGGCCACCTCTGGTCACACCTGGTCAGCGACGTCTCCCTGGCCGAGCTGCACGCCTTCGCCGAAATGCTCGGCTCGCCCCGTCGCGCCTTCGACCGCGACCACTACGACATCCCGGCCCACCGCTTCCGCAGCGCCCTCTGGCTCGGCGCCACGCTGGTGCCCTCCCGCGAACTCACCGCCCGCCTCCGAGCCGCCGGCCTCCGCCGCCCCAAACACCTGACCCGACGCAAGATCGCCAGCTGA
- a CDS encoding glycerol-3-phosphate dehydrogenase/oxidase, with protein MRDPSVSRYSAGRLSPIRRTADLRRLRDEQFDVLVIGGGVTGAGAAVDAASRGLKVALVEARDFAAGTSSRSSKLIHGGLRYLEQLELHLVHEALTERGLLATRIAPHLVRPVPILVPLPASNPAQRVWQRGYYGLGVAAYDAFAGVFGGGRGMPLHRHLSRDGARHIFPSLRADKIAGAIRYYDGQMDDARLVVNLARTAAAQGAAVVTSARVTGFLREAREVVGVRVKDLEAPGSEEFEVRARTVVAATGVWSDDMSQMLHDVGVRPGFQVRASKGVHLVVPRSAITGEAGLILRTATSVLFVLPWGGHWIIGTTDTDWQLDRSHPAASARDISYLLDQVNTVLDRPLTTDDIEGVYAGLRPLLSGEADSTSKLSREHAVVEPMLGLMLVAGGKYTTYRVMAADVIDRAVRRLGGPFRESRTDQLPLLGADGYAAAWRDRQDTARRHGVTTGVVEHLLERYGTLTVHLLAMMAADPELAVPLDGAPEYLAVEVAYAALAEGALHLDDVLTRRTRISIETAHRGSASAEHAARVMGRVLDWDDTVRTREVEHYLARVTAERESQTMPDDRTADAARVGAPDVRGLASDRRSDPSDRRSGSGDRRSGSGDRREGAGDRGSDLGDRHPDSDPPGDRSSDLLEIDL; from the coding sequence GTGCGTGATCCCTCCGTCTCCCGCTACTCGGCCGGCCGGCTCTCCCCGATCCGGCGGACCGCCGACCTGCGGCGCCTGCGTGACGAACAGTTCGACGTCCTGGTGATCGGTGGCGGGGTCACCGGCGCCGGCGCGGCGGTCGACGCCGCCTCCCGCGGGCTCAAGGTGGCCCTGGTCGAGGCGCGCGACTTCGCCGCCGGCACCTCCAGCCGCTCCAGCAAGCTGATCCACGGCGGCCTGCGTTACCTGGAGCAGCTCGAGCTGCACCTGGTGCACGAGGCGCTGACCGAGCGCGGCCTGCTCGCCACCCGGATCGCCCCGCACCTGGTCCGCCCGGTGCCGATCCTGGTGCCGCTGCCGGCCAGCAACCCGGCCCAGCGAGTCTGGCAGCGGGGTTACTACGGGCTCGGGGTGGCGGCGTACGACGCCTTCGCCGGCGTCTTCGGCGGCGGCCGGGGCATGCCGCTGCACCGGCACCTGAGCCGGGACGGCGCCCGGCACATCTTCCCCAGCCTGCGCGCCGACAAGATCGCCGGCGCGATCCGGTACTACGACGGCCAGATGGACGACGCCCGCCTGGTGGTCAACCTGGCCCGTACCGCGGCCGCCCAGGGCGCCGCCGTGGTGACCAGTGCCCGGGTCACCGGGTTCTTGCGCGAGGCCCGCGAGGTGGTCGGCGTCCGGGTCAAGGATCTGGAGGCGCCCGGGTCGGAGGAGTTCGAGGTCCGCGCCCGGACGGTGGTCGCCGCGACAGGTGTGTGGAGCGACGACATGTCGCAGATGCTGCACGACGTCGGCGTCCGTCCCGGCTTCCAGGTGCGCGCGTCCAAGGGGGTGCACCTGGTGGTGCCCCGCTCGGCGATCACCGGCGAGGCCGGGCTGATCCTGCGTACCGCGACCTCGGTGCTGTTCGTGCTGCCCTGGGGCGGTCACTGGATCATCGGCACCACGGACACCGACTGGCAGCTCGACCGGTCCCACCCGGCCGCCTCCGCGCGCGACATCAGCTACCTGCTCGACCAGGTGAACACGGTGCTCGACCGGCCGCTGACCACCGACGACATCGAGGGCGTCTACGCCGGGCTGCGGCCGCTGCTCTCCGGCGAGGCGGATAGCACCTCCAAACTCTCCCGCGAGCACGCGGTGGTCGAGCCGATGCTCGGCCTGATGCTGGTGGCCGGCGGCAAGTACACCACCTACCGGGTGATGGCCGCCGACGTGATCGACCGCGCGGTGCGCCGGCTGGGCGGCCCGTTCCGCGAGTCCCGCACCGACCAACTGCCGCTGCTCGGCGCCGACGGTTACGCCGCCGCCTGGCGCGACCGGCAGGACACGGCCCGCCGGCACGGCGTCACCACCGGCGTGGTCGAGCACCTGCTGGAGCGTTACGGCACGCTGACCGTCCACCTGCTCGCCATGATGGCCGCCGATCCGGAGCTGGCCGTCCCGCTCGACGGCGCCCCGGAGTACCTGGCCGTCGAGGTGGCCTACGCCGCGCTCGCCGAGGGCGCCCTGCACCTCGACGACGTGCTGACCCGCCGGACCCGCATCTCGATCGAGACGGCACACCGCGGCTCCGCGTCGGCCGAGCACGCCGCCCGCGTCATGGGCCGAGTGCTGGACTGGGACGACACCGTCCGCACCCGCGAGGTCGAGCACTACCTGGCCCGCGTCACCGCCGAACGCGAGTCCCAGACCATGCCCGACGACCGCACGGCCGACGCCGCCCGAGTCGGCGCCCCAGACGTCCGCGGCCTGGCCAGCGACCGCCGTTCCGACCCGAGCGACCGCCGCTCCGGCTCGGGCGACCGCCGCTCCGGCTCGGGCGACCGGCGGGAAGGCGCGGGCGACCGAGGCTCCGACCTCGGCGACCGGCACCCCGACTCCGATCCGCCCGGCGACCGAAGTTCCGACCTCCTCGAGATCGACCTTTGA
- a CDS encoding winged helix-turn-helix transcriptional regulator, with product MRRVDPQDVDCGITQALGVLTDWWTFLIVRDVAGGVTRFDALQKELGMSRRALAERLAALVEHGVLHRRRYTDRPPRHDYLLTAKGEGLLPVLLSLQEWGDRYVLGDGSLTATAAAGTAEHRRAHALRGRALPEITLPRQDDVPVPPAEPGAWTVLFCFPGAFAPESQGYPPHWADIPGTRGCTLEATTYAARHERFARAGARIRGVSTQRTDQLSAFAAHAGLPYELLSDADGRLATALRLPTFRAAGTDRLKRLTMLVDPAGTIREIQFPVTDPAASVDEMLTALAGRVAK from the coding sequence GTGAGGCGAGTCGACCCGCAGGACGTGGACTGCGGAATCACCCAGGCCCTCGGTGTCCTGACCGACTGGTGGACGTTCCTGATCGTGCGGGACGTGGCCGGTGGCGTGACCCGCTTCGACGCGCTGCAGAAAGAGCTGGGGATGAGCCGTCGCGCCCTGGCCGAGCGCCTCGCCGCCCTGGTCGAGCACGGCGTCCTGCACCGCAGGCGGTACACCGACCGTCCGCCGCGCCACGACTACCTGCTCACCGCCAAGGGCGAGGGACTGCTCCCGGTGTTGCTCTCCCTGCAGGAGTGGGGTGACCGCTACGTGCTCGGCGACGGCTCGCTCACCGCCACCGCGGCGGCCGGCACCGCCGAGCACCGCCGCGCCCACGCCCTGCGCGGCCGGGCCCTGCCGGAGATCACCCTGCCCCGGCAGGACGACGTCCCGGTGCCGCCCGCCGAGCCGGGCGCCTGGACCGTGCTGTTCTGCTTCCCGGGCGCCTTCGCCCCGGAGTCACAGGGCTATCCGCCGCACTGGGCGGACATCCCGGGCACCCGCGGCTGCACCCTGGAGGCGACCACCTACGCCGCCCGCCACGAGCGGTTCGCGCGGGCCGGTGCCCGGATCCGCGGTGTCAGCACCCAGCGCACCGACCAGCTGAGCGCCTTCGCCGCGCACGCCGGGCTGCCGTACGAGCTGCTCTCCGACGCCGACGGCCGGCTCGCCACGGCGCTCCGGCTGCCCACCTTCCGGGCTGCCGGGACCGACCGGCTCAAGCGCCTCACCATGCTGGTCGATCCGGCCGGCACGATCCGGGAGATCCAGTTCCCGGTCACCGACCCGGCCGCCTCGGTCGACGAGATGCTGACCGCCCTCGCCGGACGGGTGGCGAAGTGA
- a CDS encoding MFS transporter, translated as MKLTTFWRWWTAGATSQLGSAVGSIALPLTALTVLHASAFQMGLITAATYLAYLLISLPAGVIVNRLPLRGVQVTADLTRALAVASIPLAWWRGALTVPQLIVVALVVGFADVLFDVANQTFLPTIVPAGQLQARNSLNSGTHATTQLGGSALGGLAVQLLGPVPTLFLDAVSYLFSGALLGSLPARRTEAPGGARTPMAELIREGWRYVIRHPIIGPGMWVATSINFVCGGQLALFAFYLVRDLHAPPGVVGVLLAAEGLGTVAGAALTTRFTTRFGTARGLIVAGFTGVAGALLIPLGTGTAGYLAFAAGSLIFAGSVVVLSVTTRTYRMVHSPPELLSRVIATVKFVSWGAIPIGGLLAGALAGPLGARTTLLVFGVLTLGSPLIFWFSPVRGLRDLTDAGRERQPA; from the coding sequence ATGAAACTGACTACCTTCTGGCGCTGGTGGACCGCGGGGGCGACGAGTCAGCTGGGCTCGGCGGTGGGCTCGATCGCACTCCCGCTGACCGCGCTGACAGTGCTGCACGCGTCCGCCTTCCAGATGGGTCTGATCACCGCCGCGACCTACCTGGCCTACCTGCTGATCAGCCTGCCGGCCGGCGTGATCGTGAATCGCCTGCCGTTGCGCGGCGTCCAGGTCACCGCCGATCTGACCCGGGCGCTCGCGGTGGCCTCCATCCCGCTCGCCTGGTGGCGGGGCGCGCTCACGGTGCCCCAGCTGATCGTGGTCGCCCTGGTGGTCGGCTTCGCGGACGTGCTCTTCGACGTCGCCAACCAGACGTTCCTGCCGACGATCGTGCCCGCCGGCCAGTTGCAGGCGCGGAACAGCCTGAACTCCGGCACGCACGCGACCACCCAGCTCGGTGGCTCGGCACTGGGCGGGCTCGCGGTCCAGCTGCTCGGCCCGGTGCCGACGCTGTTCCTCGACGCGGTCAGCTACCTGTTCTCCGGCGCGCTGCTGGGCTCGCTTCCGGCGCGGCGCACCGAGGCCCCGGGCGGTGCTCGCACGCCGATGGCCGAGCTGATCCGCGAGGGGTGGCGCTACGTCATCCGGCACCCGATCATCGGCCCCGGCATGTGGGTGGCGACCTCGATCAACTTCGTCTGCGGCGGGCAGCTGGCGTTGTTCGCCTTCTACCTGGTCCGCGACCTGCACGCGCCGCCCGGCGTGGTCGGGGTGCTGCTGGCCGCCGAGGGGCTGGGCACCGTGGCCGGGGCGGCACTGACCACCCGCTTCACCACCCGCTTCGGGACCGCTCGCGGGCTGATCGTCGCCGGCTTCACCGGGGTGGCCGGCGCCCTGCTCATCCCGCTGGGCACCGGGACGGCCGGGTACCTGGCCTTCGCGGCCGGAAGTCTGATCTTCGCCGGCTCGGTGGTGGTGCTCAGCGTGACCACCCGGACCTACCGGATGGTGCACAGCCCGCCCGAGCTGCTCTCCCGGGTGATCGCCACGGTGAAGTTCGTGTCCTGGGGCGCGATCCCGATCGGCGGCCTGCTGGCCGGCGCGCTGGCCGGGCCGCTGGGCGCCCGGACCACCCTGCTGGTCTTCGGCGTGCTCACCCTCGGCTCGCCGCTGATCTTCTGGTTCTCCCCGGTGCGCGGCCTGCGTGACCTCACCGACGCCGGCCGGGAGAGGCAACCGGCCTGA
- the groL gene encoding chaperonin GroEL (60 kDa chaperone family; promotes refolding of misfolded polypeptides especially under stressful conditions; forms two stacked rings of heptamers to form a barrel-shaped 14mer; ends can be capped by GroES; misfolded proteins enter the barrel where they are refolded when GroES binds), with protein MAKIIAFDEEARRGLERGMNQLADAVKVTLGPKGRNVVLEKKWGAPTITNDGVSIAKEIELEDPYEKIGAELVKEVAKKTDDVAGDGTTTATVLAQALVREGLRNVAAGANPMALKRGIEAAVASVSEGLSQIAKDVETKEQIASTASISAGDTTVGEIIAEAMDKVGKEGVITVEESNTFGLELELTEGMRFDKGYISAYFMTDAERMEAVFDDPYILIANSKISAVKDLLPVLEKVMQSGKPLVIIAEDVEGEALATLVVNKVRGTFKSVAVKAPGFGDRRKAMLEDIAILTGGAVISEEVGLKLDAADLSLLGQARKVVITKDETTIVDGAGNAEQIQGRVNQIRAEIERSDSDYDREKLQERLAKLAGGVAVIKVGAATEVELKERKHRIEDAVRNAKAAVEEGIVPGGGVALVQAGKTAFDKLDLSGDEATGANIVKVALDAPLRQIAVNAGLEGGVVVEKVRNLEPGHGLNAANGEYVDLLAAGIIDPAKVTRSALQNAASIAALFLTTEAVVADKPEKNPAPAGAPGGGDMDF; from the coding sequence ATGGCCAAGATCATCGCATTCGACGAGGAGGCTCGTCGGGGCCTCGAGCGCGGCATGAACCAGCTCGCCGACGCGGTCAAGGTGACCCTCGGCCCGAAGGGCCGCAACGTCGTCCTCGAGAAGAAGTGGGGCGCCCCCACGATCACCAACGATGGTGTATCCATCGCCAAGGAGATCGAGCTCGAGGACCCGTACGAGAAGATCGGCGCCGAGCTGGTCAAGGAGGTCGCCAAGAAGACCGACGACGTCGCCGGTGACGGTACGACGACGGCGACCGTCCTGGCCCAGGCCCTGGTTCGCGAGGGTCTGCGCAACGTGGCCGCCGGTGCCAACCCGATGGCCCTGAAGCGGGGCATCGAGGCGGCCGTGGCCAGCGTCTCCGAGGGTCTCTCGCAGATCGCCAAGGACGTGGAGACCAAGGAGCAGATCGCCTCCACCGCGTCCATCTCCGCCGGTGACACCACGGTCGGCGAGATCATCGCCGAGGCCATGGACAAGGTCGGCAAGGAAGGCGTCATCACCGTCGAGGAGAGCAACACCTTCGGCCTGGAGCTCGAGCTCACCGAGGGTATGCGCTTCGACAAGGGCTACATCTCGGCGTACTTCATGACCGACGCCGAGCGCATGGAGGCCGTCTTCGACGACCCCTACATCCTGATCGCGAACAGCAAGATCTCCGCGGTCAAGGACCTGCTGCCGGTCCTGGAGAAGGTCATGCAGTCCGGCAAGCCGCTGGTCATCATCGCCGAGGACGTCGAGGGTGAGGCCCTGGCCACCCTGGTCGTCAACAAGGTCCGCGGCACCTTCAAGTCGGTCGCCGTCAAGGCCCCCGGCTTCGGTGACCGTCGCAAGGCCATGCTGGAGGACATCGCCATCCTCACCGGTGGCGCGGTCATCAGCGAGGAGGTCGGCCTCAAGCTGGACGCCGCCGACCTGTCCCTGCTGGGCCAGGCCCGCAAGGTCGTCATCACCAAGGACGAGACCACCATCGTCGACGGTGCCGGTAACGCCGAGCAGATCCAGGGCCGGGTCAACCAGATCCGCGCCGAGATCGAGCGCTCGGACTCCGACTACGACCGTGAGAAGCTGCAGGAGCGCCTGGCCAAGCTGGCCGGCGGTGTTGCGGTGATCAAGGTCGGCGCGGCCACCGAGGTCGAGCTCAAGGAGCGCAAGCACCGCATCGAGGACGCCGTTCGCAACGCGAAGGCGGCCGTCGAGGAGGGCATCGTCCCGGGTGGTGGCGTCGCGCTGGTGCAGGCCGGCAAGACCGCGTTCGACAAGCTGGACCTGTCCGGCGACGAGGCCACCGGTGCCAACATCGTCAAGGTCGCGCTCGACGCCCCGCTGCGTCAGATCGCCGTGAACGCCGGCCTCGAGGGCGGCGTCGTGGTGGAGAAGGTGCGCAACCTGGAGCCCGGTCACGGCCTCAACGCCGCGAACGGTGAGTACGTCGACCTGCTGGCCGCGGGCATCATCGACCCGGCCAAGGTGACCCGCTCGGCGCTGCAGAACGCCGCGTCGATCGCCGCGCTGTTCCTCACCACCGAGGCCGTCGTGGCCGACAAGCCGGAGAAGAACCCGGCCCCGGCCGGCGCCCCCGGCGGCGGCGACATGGACTTCTGA
- a CDS encoding GNAT family N-acetyltransferase has protein sequence MENWTVRRVTPGDAGRMRALRLEMLADSPLAFLETLAQAAARPHEGYAQRLSMSAEGPELSQFIVDPGDGPLLGHAGGTAIPDEPLVTVVFSVYLTPASRGGKLLAQLVEAVADWSTAAGRHELMLEVVAGNGRAVRAYEKLGFEDTGLRLPHPTVPVLTQLQMRRRI, from the coding sequence ATGGAGAACTGGACCGTGCGCCGGGTCACGCCCGGGGACGCCGGCCGGATGCGCGCCCTGCGACTCGAGATGCTCGCGGACAGCCCCCTCGCGTTCCTGGAGACCCTCGCCCAGGCCGCCGCCCGCCCGCACGAGGGCTACGCGCAGCGCCTGAGCATGTCGGCCGAGGGCCCGGAGCTGTCCCAGTTCATCGTCGACCCGGGTGACGGGCCGCTGCTGGGGCACGCCGGTGGCACCGCGATCCCGGACGAGCCGCTGGTCACGGTGGTCTTCTCGGTCTACCTGACCCCGGCGAGCCGCGGCGGCAAGCTGCTCGCCCAGCTGGTCGAGGCGGTGGCCGACTGGTCCACCGCAGCCGGGCGGCACGAGCTGATGCTCGAGGTGGTGGCGGGCAACGGGCGGGCGGTACGGGCGTACGAAAAACTGGGTTTCGAGGACACCGGGTTGCGTCTGCCGCATCCGACGGTGCCGGTCCTCACCCAGCTGCAGATGCGCCGGCGGATCTGA